The Niallia alba genome includes a window with the following:
- a CDS encoding IS110 family RNA-guided transposase gives MEAMIERCAGLDVHQETVVACVLFGSLDKKPNKEIQTFPTTTSGLLALSDWLSSHKITDAVMESTGVYWKPVWNVIECDFQLILANAQHVKNVPGRKTDVKDAEWLAKLLRSGLIEKNFVPPKEIRDLRDLTRYRKKLIHTRTSERNRIHKILQDANIKLTSVLSDIFGVTGCRIIEALINGEKIGVFELQQMVDSRVKASTTDIAEALNGGIRKHHIDMLRFHWDHINHIDETIEKVVERIDQALIPYQEECELLDTIPGVDKNASAIFIAEMGVDMSVFKSSKHLASWAGVSPGNYESAGKKKTGKTQYGNKSLRTTAVECSMATDRQYNRISAHRKRIMKRQGKSKARIASAHLILTIAYNILKTRQPYQELGPDYVDLEQSKEQKMIQYLKRKGYRIEPTNEQIA, from the coding sequence ATGGAAGCTATGATTGAACGGTGTGCAGGCCTAGATGTACACCAAGAAACAGTAGTTGCTTGTGTTTTATTTGGTTCATTAGATAAAAAACCAAATAAAGAGATTCAAACCTTTCCAACAACCACAAGTGGCCTTTTGGCACTTAGCGACTGGCTATCCTCACACAAAATAACGGATGCTGTAATGGAAAGTACCGGTGTATATTGGAAGCCCGTTTGGAATGTTATAGAATGTGACTTCCAATTAATCCTCGCCAATGCCCAACATGTTAAAAATGTTCCCGGAAGGAAAACAGACGTAAAAGATGCGGAGTGGTTAGCTAAACTTTTGCGTTCTGGACTAATTGAAAAAAATTTTGTACCGCCCAAAGAAATTCGTGATTTGCGAGATTTAACCCGGTATCGTAAAAAACTCATCCATACACGAACTTCTGAGCGCAATCGAATCCACAAAATTCTACAGGATGCAAATATTAAACTAACTTCTGTTTTATCTGACATTTTTGGTGTCACTGGTTGTCGCATTATTGAAGCCCTAATAAACGGCGAAAAAATAGGTGTGTTTGAACTTCAACAAATGGTTGATTCAAGAGTTAAGGCGAGCACAACAGATATTGCAGAAGCCCTTAACGGTGGAATACGTAAACATCATATTGATATGTTACGTTTCCATTGGGACCATATCAATCACATCGATGAAACAATCGAAAAAGTAGTTGAACGCATAGACCAAGCGCTTATTCCTTATCAAGAGGAGTGCGAACTACTAGATACCATACCGGGTGTGGATAAAAATGCATCCGCAATCTTTATAGCTGAAATGGGTGTAGACATGTCAGTATTTAAAAGTTCTAAACATCTAGCCTCATGGGCTGGAGTGAGTCCAGGAAATTATGAGAGTGCCGGTAAAAAAAAAACAGGTAAAACTCAGTACGGAAACAAATCATTAAGAACCACCGCTGTTGAATGTTCCATGGCTACAGATAGACAGTATAATCGCATATCTGCACATAGAAAAAGAATTATGAAACGACAAGGAAAATCGAAAGCACGGATCGCTTCCGCTCATTTAATCCTAACAATTGCTTACAATATTTTAAAAACAAGGCAACCATATCAGGAACTAGGCCCTGATTATGTTGATCTCGAACAAAGTAAAGAACAAAAAATGATTCAATACTTAAAAAGGAAAGGGTATCGTATTGAACCCACTAATGAACAAATTGCTTAA
- a CDS encoding flavin-containing monooxygenase: MSLETLNKRVQSDLAYLNYRGPNWVRPKTHAEGHVFDVVIVGGGQSGLGIAFGLLRERVSNILVIDENKEGLEGPWETYARMVTLRTPKHLTSIDLGVPSLTFRSWWEAQFGVEGWEKIDKIPRGDWMDYLRWYRQTLQLPVQNEVKLTLIEPLEKGLHRLHIKKKGASSSLLARKVILATGIQGGGEWHVPPMISDNLPSHLYAHTSSLIDFDSLEGKKIAILGGGASAFDNAHYALSQGIAEAHVFVRRKKMQRINPIRQMEVSGMIEHFPALSDKDKYAGIAHFFQHNQPPTNDTFNRASSWSGFHLHLSSPWVKVTEKGKQAEIITPKGTYLFDFLFISTGLLTDPKLRPELRLIQKHITRWKDRYAAPAEIAAPTLDAHPYLSPGFAFISRDKEGEPLLHGIYSFNYAALISCGLSASALSGMRYGIPRIVTAITDELFLDDKDANLKDFYEYDVEEFTGEWPVNQEDTSEVI; encoded by the coding sequence ATGAGCTTAGAAACCTTAAATAAACGCGTACAATCAGATCTAGCTTACCTTAATTATCGAGGACCAAATTGGGTTCGTCCAAAAACGCATGCAGAAGGACATGTTTTTGATGTCGTCATTGTTGGTGGCGGACAATCTGGTTTAGGAATCGCATTTGGTCTTTTACGTGAAAGAGTATCAAACATTCTTGTAATCGACGAAAATAAAGAAGGCCTAGAGGGACCATGGGAGACCTATGCCCGTATGGTTACATTACGTACTCCTAAACATTTAACCTCTATTGATCTCGGAGTTCCTTCTCTTACTTTTCGTTCTTGGTGGGAAGCACAGTTTGGGGTAGAAGGATGGGAAAAGATTGATAAAATTCCCCGTGGAGATTGGATGGATTACCTAAGATGGTATCGGCAAACCCTTCAATTACCTGTTCAAAATGAAGTAAAGCTAACGTTAATTGAACCTTTAGAAAAGGGGCTTCATCGACTGCATATTAAAAAAAAGGGAGCTTCCTCATCCTTGCTTGCTCGAAAGGTAATTCTGGCTACTGGTATCCAAGGGGGCGGTGAATGGCATGTTCCTCCAATGATTTCTGATAATCTTCCTTCTCATTTATACGCTCATACCTCCTCACTAATTGATTTTGATTCATTAGAAGGGAAAAAAATCGCTATATTGGGTGGTGGTGCCTCTGCTTTTGATAATGCCCATTACGCCTTATCTCAAGGGATTGCCGAAGCTCATGTTTTCGTTCGGCGCAAAAAAATGCAACGTATTAATCCTATCAGGCAAATGGAAGTGTCTGGAATGATCGAGCATTTTCCTGCCTTATCAGACAAAGATAAATATGCAGGCATTGCTCACTTTTTTCAGCATAATCAACCACCAACAAATGATACCTTTAATCGCGCATCTTCCTGGTCAGGATTCCATCTTCACCTTAGCTCTCCATGGGTGAAAGTAACAGAAAAAGGAAAGCAAGCAGAAATAATTACCCCAAAAGGTACTTATTTATTTGATTTCTTATTCATTAGCACTGGTTTATTAACAGACCCTAAATTGCGTCCAGAGTTACGTTTAATACAAAAGCATATCACCCGTTGGAAGGACCGCTATGCAGCTCCAGCAGAAATTGCAGCTCCAACGCTTGATGCGCATCCTTATTTGAGCCCTGGCTTCGCTTTTATTAGCCGTGACAAAGAAGGCGAACCATTGCTTCATGGCATATACTCCTTTAATTATGCTGCATTGATTAGCTGTGGCTTATCTGCTTCTGCCCTTTCTGGCATGAGATATGGAATCCCCCGTATTGTTACAGCCATTACGGATGAATTATTTTTGGATGATAAGGACGCTAACTTAAAAGATTTTTACGAATACGATGTCGAAGAATTTACAGGGGAATGGCCTGTAAATCAAGAAGACACCTCAGAAGTTATTTAA
- a CDS encoding YxcD family protein, which translates to MEKLIIPEQDIINAICVYISRKKQVRPEEVEVELMYDDDYGFSAEAYVQDRKQVLITQNMIEALRLWLDEYLNMDPYMGLKLVLDEEEGIIAIAK; encoded by the coding sequence TTGGAGAAACTAATCATTCCGGAACAAGATATTATTAATGCGATATGTGTTTATATCTCGCGAAAAAAGCAAGTGCGACCAGAGGAAGTAGAAGTAGAGCTAATGTATGATGATGACTATGGATTTTCTGCCGAAGCATACGTCCAAGATCGTAAACAAGTGCTAATCACTCAAAATATGATTGAAGCACTGCGATTATGGTTAGATGAGTATTTAAATATGGATCCCTATATGGGGTTAAAATTAGTGCTCGATGAAGAAGAGGGAATTATTGCGATAGCAAAATAG
- a CDS encoding catalase has protein sequence MENKKIEQLKKYTIDNEQQAGLTTNQGLKMAEDEFSLKAGLRGPTLMEDFHFREKMTHFDHERIPERIVHARGVGAHGVFQLYESLEEYTKADFLNDTNKTTPVFVRFSTVQGSRGSSDTVRDVRGFAVKFYTDEGNYDLVGNNIPVFFIQDAIKFPDFVHAVKPEPHNEIPQGASAHDTFWDFVGQNHETAHMVMWAMSDRAIPRSLRMMEGFGVHTFRLVNKEGRAHFVKFHWKPKLGIHSQVWDEAQKAAGKNPDFHRQDLYEAIEKGDYPEWELGLQIISEEDEFAFDFDILDPTKIWPEEEVPVKIVGKLTLNRNVDNFFAETEQVAFHPGHVVPGIDFSNDPLLQGRLFSYTDTQLSRLGGPNFHQIPINKPVCPFHNNQRDGMHQMTIHQGQTSYHKNGLNNNQPEPVPVDQGGYEHYQEKVDGGKIRGRSESFLDFYSQAKLFYNSLTPFEQQHVRDAFSFELGKCKSEAVKNNAVELLNRIDRSIAEEVANNIGAVLPKDNLEVKSANKSPALSMATTVKKPDTRCVAILLNGEPDNAQLLQWVQALAANKVNFSIVDKNLHTIDGELKVTDTYDTADASLFDAALLISTNGKLENKAIEFIEMTFNHFKPLGISVSDYAALEKSRVTINEPGIFDLTKVTINNFVTGVAEARFWSRTV, from the coding sequence ATGGAAAACAAAAAAATCGAGCAGTTAAAAAAATACACCATTGATAATGAACAACAGGCTGGATTAACAACCAATCAGGGATTAAAAATGGCAGAGGATGAATTCTCCTTAAAAGCTGGACTAAGAGGTCCTACCTTAATGGAGGACTTTCACTTTCGGGAAAAAATGACTCACTTTGACCATGAAAGAATTCCTGAACGTATTGTTCACGCACGTGGAGTCGGTGCACATGGCGTTTTTCAATTATACGAATCTCTTGAAGAATACACGAAAGCCGATTTCCTAAATGATACAAATAAAACAACACCTGTTTTTGTTCGATTTTCTACTGTCCAAGGCTCTAGAGGTTCTAGTGATACTGTTCGCGATGTGCGCGGATTTGCTGTTAAATTTTATACAGACGAAGGCAATTATGATTTAGTTGGAAATAACATTCCAGTATTCTTCATCCAAGACGCCATTAAATTTCCTGATTTCGTGCACGCAGTAAAGCCGGAACCCCATAATGAAATTCCCCAAGGAGCCAGTGCCCATGATACCTTTTGGGACTTTGTTGGTCAAAACCATGAAACAGCCCATATGGTAATGTGGGCAATGAGCGATCGAGCTATCCCCCGGAGTCTTCGAATGATGGAGGGGTTTGGTGTGCATACCTTCCGACTTGTTAACAAAGAAGGAAGAGCTCATTTTGTTAAGTTTCATTGGAAACCCAAACTTGGTATTCATTCTCAAGTTTGGGATGAAGCACAAAAAGCAGCTGGGAAAAATCCTGACTTCCATCGCCAGGATTTATACGAAGCGATTGAGAAAGGTGACTACCCTGAATGGGAACTTGGTCTGCAAATTATTTCTGAAGAAGATGAATTTGCATTTGATTTTGATATATTAGACCCTACAAAAATATGGCCAGAAGAAGAGGTTCCTGTTAAGATTGTTGGGAAATTAACCTTGAATCGAAATGTAGATAATTTCTTTGCGGAAACAGAACAAGTTGCTTTCCACCCTGGACATGTTGTACCTGGAATCGATTTTTCCAATGATCCATTATTACAAGGGCGTCTATTCTCTTATACAGATACCCAATTATCTAGACTGGGCGGACCTAACTTCCACCAAATTCCGATTAATAAACCAGTATGTCCTTTTCACAATAATCAAAGAGATGGCATGCATCAAATGACCATTCATCAGGGACAAACAAGCTATCATAAGAATGGATTGAATAATAATCAGCCAGAACCAGTACCTGTTGATCAAGGCGGTTATGAGCATTATCAGGAAAAAGTGGATGGTGGAAAAATTAGGGGTCGCAGTGAAAGCTTCCTTGATTTCTATTCACAAGCTAAACTTTTTTATAATAGCTTAACACCATTTGAACAACAGCATGTGAGAGATGCTTTTAGTTTTGAACTTGGAAAGTGCAAATCAGAAGCAGTTAAAAACAATGCGGTAGAACTTCTCAACCGCATTGATCGCAGTATTGCAGAAGAAGTTGCTAATAACATTGGGGCAGTATTGCCTAAAGATAACCTAGAAGTAAAATCAGCCAATAAATCTCCAGCCTTAAGCATGGCCACTACTGTAAAGAAACCCGACACTCGTTGTGTTGCGATTCTTTTAAACGGAGAGCCAGATAATGCCCAATTACTTCAATGGGTTCAGGCTTTAGCAGCTAATAAAGTCAATTTTAGCATCGTTGATAAAAATCTGCATACGATAGATGGAGAATTAAAAGTAACAGACACATATGATACTGCCGATGCTAGCCTTTTTGATGCTGCATTACTTATTAGCACAAATGGCAAACTCGAGAATAAAGCCATCGAATTTATAGAAATGACTTTTAATCACTTTAAACCTCTAGGTATTTCCGTAAGTGACTATGCTGCACTAGAAAAAAGCCGAGTCACCATAAATGAACCTGGTATATTTGATCTTACTAAAGTTACCATTAATAACTTTGTTACAGGTGTAGCAGAAGCTAGATTTTGGAGTAGAACCGTATAA
- a CDS encoding MarR family winged helix-turn-helix transcriptional regulator yields the protein MKTSQRFFQQLLLLYRPFENKLVHVLGTHHIQRAQWTILFCLYEYGSATLVELSSYQGVEKPTITRTIQQLEALGYVEQMTSQDKREKRMQLTELGKETYLTVRIAVDKFEEEIVHNLTENDLKEAIQIMSSIRNNLLK from the coding sequence ATGAAAACATCACAGCGTTTTTTTCAGCAACTATTATTGCTGTATCGACCATTTGAAAACAAACTTGTGCACGTGTTAGGAACCCACCATATTCAAAGGGCACAATGGACCATCCTGTTTTGTTTATATGAATATGGTTCTGCAACCTTAGTGGAGCTTTCTAGTTATCAAGGGGTGGAGAAACCAACGATTACAAGAACAATCCAACAGCTGGAAGCACTAGGCTACGTAGAACAGATGACAAGCCAAGATAAACGCGAGAAGAGAATGCAGTTAACCGAACTAGGAAAAGAAACGTATTTAACAGTACGTATTGCTGTCGACAAATTTGAAGAAGAAATCGTTCATAATTTAACTGAAAATGATTTAAAAGAAGCGATTCAAATTATGAGCAGTATTCGAAATAATTTATTAAAATAG
- a CDS encoding PTS transporter subunit IIC — protein MKEFFSKLLNGMSIGIVVSLIPNALLGEILKLFIPFFPPLQHVLDITAFIMSLLPVLIGVMVGISFKLSSIQTASIGIAAMVGSGVVQKTADGLFTLNGIGVVINTGITAALAVLFVRFVGDRLKAYSILLLPTLCILIPGMAGYLLLPYMKSTTGLIGIAIENITNLQPILMGIIIAVVFCLIILSPISTVGVATVISLAGVGSGAANLGIVAAGIGLAIASYKANSLGTALAHVLGSPKIQMGNFFMKPKIVIPMIITAAVLGGLAGYLNIQGTPYSAGFGLSGLVGPMNFMRLAEGGWTSKNITIMVSTFLIIPFLLNVFFLYIFSKKLKMIKSDDYKLNFD, from the coding sequence GTGAAAGAGTTTTTCAGTAAATTATTAAATGGTATGAGTATCGGAATCGTCGTTTCTTTAATCCCAAATGCATTACTTGGTGAAATATTAAAGCTCTTTATTCCTTTCTTTCCTCCGCTTCAGCACGTTTTAGATATTACTGCATTTATTATGAGCTTATTACCTGTGTTGATTGGTGTAATGGTCGGAATATCCTTCAAGCTGTCCTCAATTCAAACAGCTAGTATCGGCATTGCCGCAATGGTTGGAAGTGGTGTTGTTCAAAAAACAGCAGATGGATTATTTACCTTAAATGGCATTGGGGTCGTGATAAATACTGGTATTACCGCTGCACTTGCGGTATTATTTGTTCGCTTTGTCGGCGACCGCTTGAAAGCATATTCTATTCTTCTACTACCAACCTTATGTATTTTAATACCAGGAATGGCGGGCTATTTATTATTGCCGTATATGAAATCTACGACTGGATTAATCGGTATTGCAATCGAAAATATTACAAACCTACAACCTATCCTAATGGGTATTATTATTGCTGTCGTATTCTGTTTAATTATTCTTTCTCCTATCTCTACAGTAGGGGTGGCAACCGTTATTTCTCTGGCTGGAGTTGGTTCAGGGGCTGCAAACCTAGGAATTGTCGCAGCAGGTATTGGATTAGCAATAGCAAGCTATAAGGCAAACTCTCTAGGGACTGCATTGGCACATGTACTTGGATCACCTAAAATCCAGATGGGGAATTTCTTTATGAAACCAAAGATTGTTATCCCAATGATTATTACTGCTGCTGTATTAGGTGGATTAGCTGGCTATTTAAATATCCAAGGGACACCTTATAGCGCTGGCTTTGGATTATCAGGATTAGTCGGTCCTATGAATTTTATGCGCTTAGCAGAAGGCGGCTGGACTAGTAAAAATATTACTATAATGGTTTCTACCTTCTTAATTATTCCGTTTCTTTTAAATGTGTTCTTCCTGTACATTTTTTCAAAAAAATTAAAAATGATTAAATCGGACGACTATAAATTAAATTTTGATTGA
- a CDS encoding sugar porter family MFS transporter produces MSDQLNPDSRNPKTNQKNNLKIIAIISTFGGLLFGFDTGVINGALPYMARPDQLNLNAVTEGLVASSLLFGAAFGAMFSGKLADSYGRRKVILYLAVIFLITTLGCTFAPNIPIMITFRFLLGIAVGGASVAVPTFLAEMSPAERRGQMVTQNELMIVTGQLLAYITNAIIGNTMDGAGHAWRYMLVIASIPAIVLWIGMLVVPESPRWYASKGRFKEAFRVLLHIRKEKRAKAELQQIKKAVESEAKVEQVGFKDLAEPWIRRIVFLGIGIAIVQQITGVNSIMYYGTQILQNTGFTTEVALIANIANGVISVLATFVGIWLLGRVGRRPMLITGLIGTTTTLLLIGIFSFTLSGTTILPYAVLSMTVTFLAFQQGAISPVTWLMLAEIFPLKLRGVGMGVSVFCLWTTNFLIGLVFPILLDNIGLSNSFFLFAVLGIFAITFVSKFLPETKGKTLEQLEQYFRGFDKQPRDVRKTKIGENQLHS; encoded by the coding sequence ATGAGTGATCAATTAAATCCTGACAGTAGGAACCCAAAAACAAATCAAAAAAACAATTTAAAAATTATTGCAATTATCTCCACATTTGGTGGTCTTCTTTTTGGCTTTGATACTGGAGTAATTAATGGTGCTTTACCTTATATGGCCCGTCCAGATCAGCTTAACCTCAATGCAGTTACTGAGGGTCTCGTTGCTAGCTCCCTATTATTCGGAGCAGCTTTCGGAGCGATGTTCAGTGGTAAACTGGCAGACAGCTATGGAAGAAGAAAGGTTATTCTTTATCTTGCTGTTATCTTTCTTATTACAACACTCGGTTGTACTTTTGCACCGAATATCCCCATAATGATTACTTTCCGCTTCTTACTAGGTATCGCGGTTGGAGGAGCCTCTGTAGCTGTTCCTACTTTTCTGGCGGAAATGTCCCCAGCCGAACGCCGTGGCCAAATGGTAACACAAAATGAATTAATGATTGTTACAGGTCAATTACTTGCCTATATTACAAATGCCATTATCGGAAATACAATGGACGGAGCAGGACATGCATGGAGATATATGCTCGTCATTGCATCAATCCCTGCTATTGTTTTATGGATTGGAATGCTTGTAGTACCTGAAAGTCCGAGATGGTATGCATCGAAGGGCCGATTTAAAGAAGCTTTTCGCGTACTATTGCATATTAGAAAAGAAAAAAGAGCAAAAGCAGAATTACAGCAAATCAAGAAAGCAGTCGAATCAGAAGCAAAAGTCGAACAGGTTGGTTTCAAAGACTTGGCAGAACCATGGATTAGAAGAATTGTTTTTCTCGGCATCGGAATCGCAATCGTTCAGCAAATTACCGGTGTAAATTCGATTATGTATTATGGTACACAAATATTGCAAAATACAGGATTCACTACGGAAGTTGCCTTAATAGCAAATATAGCGAATGGAGTCATTTCTGTTTTAGCTACATTTGTAGGAATTTGGCTACTTGGACGTGTAGGTAGAAGGCCGATGCTTATTACAGGATTAATCGGTACAACAACTACCCTACTATTGATTGGAATTTTCTCCTTCACTTTAAGTGGAACAACCATTCTGCCTTATGCTGTACTTAGCATGACTGTTACTTTTTTAGCTTTCCAACAAGGTGCGATTTCCCCCGTTACATGGCTTATGCTAGCTGAAATATTTCCTTTAAAGCTTAGAGGAGTTGGAATGGGTGTTTCCGTATTTTGCTTATGGACCACAAACTTTCTCATTGGTTTAGTTTTCCCGATACTTCTCGATAATATCGGCTTATCCAATTCATTCTTTCTATTTGCGGTACTGGGTATATTTGCGATAACGTTTGTTAGCAAATTCTTGCCTGAGACAAAAGGAAAAACGTTAGAGCAATTAGAACAGTATTTCCGCGGCTTTGATAAACAACCTCGAGATGTCCGGAAAACTAAAATAGGAGAAAACCAACTACATTCTTAA